The genomic region GTGCACCACGAGATGGGCCACAACCAGTACCAGATGGCTTACAGAAACCTGTCCTACCTCCTGAGGGACGGAGCCAATGAGGGTTTCCACGAAGCCGTCGGGGAAATcatgtccctctctgctgcaacTCCCAAACACCTGAAGAGCCTGGAACTTCTGCCTCCAGACTTCACGGATGATAATGGTACTACTGATGTACACTGACCACTGTCCTACCACAGAAACCTTGGTTCTCCAAAACATTAAAGGTCCACATTTGATGGGTTTACTGGCCCAAAGTGGATATACTACCCCtaagtgtgtttgtaaaagtgtataatcactttattgtgttttcatagccttagaattaGCCTTTATATGTTCTTAGGAAAGGCTTTTGCTTTTACGATTGGCCACAAACCTGGACcgatgtgtgttttgtgcttcCAAGCAGAAGCTTGGTACACAAACAAGGACGAACGCATAAACCTGATAAACAGATTACTCGGATgcagagaagacaaaaaaagtccagtTCATAATTCAAAACACTTGGGCAGGTGGGCAGGCAAGGTCAAGAACAGGAAGGCAGTCAAAAACCAGGCAAAGGCAGGGCAAACATCTCAAAAGTACAAAGTGAGACAAAGATTAACAGGCAATCACTGGGAAGAACACGACAGAGAAAGCAGCGCCCAAtagagcaacaaggttgcacaggttgaCCAGGTGAAAGGAACAGGAAGTAGGCGTGGCTAGGTAAATGGAGGggaaaaactaaacaaagaccagaaacaggaagtggaagaaaAAGGATTTTAACGTACTTTCACTACTCTCTCCtgtgcaaaggccaccgtagtttcccgCTGCTGTAGGTTGCACTCtacagtctcaccagtagatgtcagtaattcttacaatatatatatatatatatatatatatatatatatatatatatatatatatatatatatatatatatatatatatatatataaagacatTTACTCAGCATCTAGATTTGACCTTCGGCAAGTGTACTTATTGTACTGTTATACCTTCGTGAAACCACATAATGAGCCATAACATGGCCTTCCTTCACTGAAATATCCCAGGAGGAATATTCCCCTGTAAAATAAAGTATAGCATATTtctaaaatgtccacaaacagaCAACTCTCACTCTGAGTGTGATCGGTTCCCTTTGGCCTCTTTGTCTTTTAGAAACGGAGATCAACTTCCTGCTGAAGCAGGCGCTCACCATTGTGGCCACGCTGCCCTTCACTTACATGCTGGAGGACTGGAGGTGGCGGGTGTTTGCAGGACACATCCCcaaggatgaatggatgaagcAGTGGTGGGAGATGAAGTGAGTAACGTGTCTGTAAATGTACGATATGCAGCAATTTTGGAGGTAAAAGTATCACCGTAATCAAATATGGTCGTCTGTCGTGGTACTGTGGACGTAATGAGGTTTTCAAGGCCCAAATGATggactatatatactgtatactaccATGCCACACAAGTGGGTTGTGGAAGGTCATtaactataaataaatacatgtatttttaatttttagctTTGTAATTAACGTCTAAATTGCTCAAAGGAAAGGAACgaaggaaaggatctttattgtcattatacgaCCAATAAACGTGAAATGATCCGTGTGTTGATAAGAGTCATGGTTTAAGGTTTGGGTGTGGGCCacagaggattttcagatttcaaaataaaggtatCCCACCATCTTCTGACTGAATGTTGCCTTGTTTTGTCAAAGTCACACGAGCATCTACGCTAGTTTGTGTCCAATTAAGTAAACGGAAGCAAAAGTTATTCAACGACCAACCATTATTTGGTGTGTGTTAGTCTTAAGTCGGGTTTTATTCAGACTCAGTGAATGCTGACTCTCTGTTACCATCACAGGAGGGAGATGGTGGGGGTGATGGAGCCGGTGCCTAGAGATGAGACTTACTGTGATCCTCCTGCTCTGTTCCATGTATCGGGAGATTATTCTTTCATCAGGTAACACACCACCCTCTCAGAAAAGCAGGAAATCCACATATAACCCACGATGAAatattgtatatgtgtatttgtatgctCCACAGATACTTCACGAGAACCATCTACCAGTTTCAGTTCCAAAAAGCGCTCTGTGACGCAGCGGATCACAAGGaggaattatttaaatgtgacataacGGGTAACAAAGTGGCAGGAACCAAACTGAGGTATGAACAACTTCCTGTGCCTCTTTGATGTCTGTttcgttgttgttgtcgtccaTGTTCCCACATGAAATCAGCAGTCGTAAAATGTCTTGTgttgacagaaagtagaaaatattaacatttaagaagctggaaaatgtcacaaagtagaaaatagtcacatttaagaagctaaaaaatgacagaaaatattcacatttaagaaactggaaaatgtcacaaagtagaaaatattcacatttaagaagctgaaaaatgtcacaaagtagaaaatgttcacatttagaagctgaaaaatgacagagtagaaaatattcacattaagaagctggaaaatgtcacaaagtagaaaatattcaaatttaagaagctgaaaaatgtcacaaagtagaaaatgttcacatttaagaagctaaaaaatgtcagaaagtagaaaataatcacttttaagaagctgacaaatgacagaaagtagaaaatattgacatttaagaagctgaaaaatgacagaaactagaaaatattcacatttaaaaagctgaaaaatgaaagaaagtataaaatattgacatttaaggagctgaaaaatgtctgttttggtgTCAGCGCCATTATCATCGTTCATCTTTTCTGCTATAGGAATATGTTAGAGCTGGGAAGGTCCCAGTCCTGGACTAAGGCTTTGGAAACAATATCCGGTGATACCAGAATGGATGCCAAACCCTTGttgaattattttcaaaaacTGCACGACTGGCTGAAGGTAGACAACCGGAAACACAACAGGAATGTGGGTTGGGAGCCAGGAACTGCTCCAAGTGAGTGTAAATGATAATTACCTCAATAAATAATCCTTTAAATAAATTTCCTTACGGTCACACTATACAAGCACTAGTTTGAATCAGTCATGAAATCCCGAATAATGTCAATTCTTTTCAGGACGTGAAAAATAACAGTCGAGGTTTTCATGTCAAAATGTTTATAtaagaaaatctgtttttaatataCATCGTTTGATTTGCTTTACAGGTTCAAATGCTATCAAAGTAAGAATCAGTTTGAAGGCTGCCATGGGCGATAATGCAGTAAGTATTAATAAGTATTTTGCAGCTTTTCATTTGAACTGCATATCACGGCATATATTAATGAActgaaatggtttgtttttttcagtattcCTGGAATAACAATGAGATGTACTTGTTCAAGAGCAACATTGCATACGCTCTGAGGCAGTACTACAGCGAAAAGAACGAGATTCTTCCCTTCACGTCAGTATTAACTGCGTCAAACTGGCAATACGAAAGAAAAAGAATGCCATGCTTTGTATTCACATCTGTTAAAgggcttttctctttttctaacCTGCAGATCAGAGAACATCGTCGTCGATGATGAGACGCCCAGAATCTCCTTCTACGTCACAGCCAAAAACCCATTAAGTCCCTTACAGGACATCCCAAAGAATGACTTGGAGGCTGCAATAAGGTGAAATGGCGGCTTCATTACGTTGGTGAAGAAACATGATTAGGATTTTCGATTATTACTCCACCATTTTGTAGTCTCAACCAAGTGCCATCTTGGTTTGTTCAtttggagagagagggggtggaGCTGGGGGGTGGAGGAGGGCTCAAAGACCAGCAGGTCGTCATGACATCCATTATCAATCACACCACAGTCACGCCCTAAAGATAATCTTCTACTTCACTCTGAATAGACGTCACGCTTGACTGAGACCATAAACTCCTCAGAAAAATTGATGTTTACAGACAGAAGCTGCAATGAAACGGGATCCTCTGATGTTGTTTATCTACAcccagggccggcccaagcttttatggggccctaagctgaatttgattttggGGGGCACCCTTCCCACCACCTCGGACTATTATTGATCCCAATGTCACACTTTaaattgcattatttatttgtttctcacaTTTTGAGGGCAGTGAAATCACAAAAGTAgtttgtagtagtagtagtagtagtagtagtagtagtagtagtagtagtagtagtagtagtagtagtagtagtagtagtagtagtagtagtagtagttaataaaaccaaataacttgaGATGAAGAATATTTAGATATCTGATGTCTAGATTTCTTTagaaaaaatgttgtgttttttttctttacacactTCTGGGGGGCCCCTGGTGATCACGTGGCCCCAAGCAGCCGCTAACCCCTTGGGCCGGCTCTGTCTACGCCATCAGGTTTCACCTTGTTATTCGTCGTGGACTCAAAATGTGGCGAATGTGAAATCTTTACATTATCGAATCTTTTAGCCCTTTTAGCCCCTGGGGTGCCCCAAACAAAGTATGGGCACCCCTGTCATATGGGCTTCTACTGCGCCTTAGCGGACCAGGTCCTCTGAGGAATTCAACCCCTAGATGGGACACAGCATAGTGAACCATGCGATAtacaggatttttggattgtattgaattttacatttctttttaatctgtcTGATATCAGATCCAGCGATTTTGACCAACCGATACTGAGTATCATATCGGCTCATGCCATTTTGATATCGATCCCAGGTTAAGCCGAGGCAGAATCAACGACGCCTTCCAATTGGACGACTGGACACTGGAGTTCGTGGGTATCCCGGCAACACTGGCTCCTCCTGTGGAGCAGCCCGTGGAGGTGTGGCTTGTGGTGTTCGGCGTGGTCATGGGAGTCGTCGTGCTAATGGGCGTCTATCTGATCGTCTCCGGCATCCGACAGCGCAAGGGGTGAGTTTGGCATCgaggcatcttttttttttttttatgcgaTCAATTATTGACGCATTGTTTTCCTTCATGTGTTTGCAGGAAAAAAAGGTCGGGCGTCGAGAATCCCTACGACACATCCATCGATGGGCAGACTAACAAAGCCTTTGAGGACAGTGAAGGGGAACAGACGGGATTCTGAGTCGACAGAGAGCAGAAGGAAGACGTCCTGTCGGCTCCGAATGCTCAGTACAGCTAAGAAAGAGAAAGTCATGAGTGTTGCTTTTATAAAGCCTTTCCCTCCGTCACCAATGCTGCACAACCTAACATCAAACAACAATAGAACTTTAACTAAATATAAGTAATTATATTACAGTTGACATACTTTGTGAATGAACTTTACTAATGTGATTTACTAATGCCATACTTTTATTATACTTGCGTAGTAATAAGCTTgaggtactgtatatttatatatgcacAATTTACTTCTTACGGTTGTTTTACAATTCTTTTGAACAACTCTTAATAAATATAAGACAAGCAACAATACAGTGGAATATTTCAGCTGTgtctgcattattattattatcttttttttaaagaaaatcaggctactaaaactaaaactgtgTATTAGTCCACTAAAGTCGCCTATATTTcgcttttattgttaaattaTGCCAAAAATGTATGTCTTTCTTTACCGATTAAATGTGATAACTCAGCAGAGAATGTTATTTGAGTTAGATTCAAGAAATCTATGTGCTGGACTTTCAGAGATCATGCGTTATCATTCTGTTGATACtttcaagttttgttttgtgatttgCATAAACTCATAATCTTGTACAATTCATATATTATTTCTTTCTATTGTGTTGTGGACAGTCCTTTTTTACACCAACACAGGTTTTTGACATACATTGATAAGAATTTAACGATTTCCATTATCGATATTGCTTATCGATACGATTCCTTATCGATTCTCATTGGGTGAGGGAATaagtacaaatgtgtttgtttgtgtaaactCTCTTTACTATCTGATTTTCACATGAATTGGTCCagataacatttttttaaatattacataaaaaaaaaaaacatgtagtaCATCAGAAATACACTCTGTACCAAAGTACAATAACTCCAAAGGCTTTTGCAAACATAAGCAGTGCACAATACAccatacaaaaaataaaaagtttactTTAAAcgacacaaatgaaaatgagacatATTGTAACTACTGAAATAGCCGTGATATTTCAGTGACAAAAGagattttatttcagtgttttacaCCCcgattaaaaatgtatgtatgaatcCCTACAAGAGCAAATGCATTCATAATATTACTGACCATTTTACACTACCGTCTCTACAGCAGAAAGAGGATTTCTGATTGATACACTGATGAAAATATCATCTTATGCGCGTGTTATTTCATGCATTTCAAGTAAAAGGTTAGAAATCCTTCAGCTACGTTAATTGGTGACCCCCGAAAAATATCTCCTGCAACTGATCTGTGGGCCCTCGTCTCTGGGAATGACAGAAATATGATAATGTAAACAGCAAAAAGTCAGGTTTAAGAAGTTGGACACAGCAGATGTGGCTTTTCTGTAGCATTCTTTtctcaaaataagacattttaggGAAATTAAGTGGATTTTCGTTCCTTTCTTGTTCTATATACACTTTATAACAAGAGTCTATGAAAGATTTCTGTGCCCCAGACAGGAAGTTCATCACCTCTAAGCAACTTTAGATCAtgtagaacattttaaatctgcaTTTTCATTGCAGATTATTAGAAGGGCACTGGGGTTCTATTAATCAGAATGTGTTTTTGGTGTAGATCAGATTAAAGTAGaaatatataggatttttacCCTACTTTACCAGTTTCTGAGTgactgtgatggttaaatgtcttgttgctgTCTCCATTCCCTCTACTGTCTGTTAGCTGAAAACCAGCCTTGCCAGATCAGGGCCACTCACCCGGATTCCTGCAaatcaggaggtctcacaaAGTCTCGGGTCTTTTGAGAAACGAATTGCTTCATGGTAAATTCTCCCTAGCCAGGCACGGGCTACGAGATCAAGGCATCGCTATAGATGTTTGAGACGTTCATCGCGGCAGAGCCACgggaaaagaagcagagaagacATGGAAGTAGATCAACACTTTACGaattgaacaaaacaaaaatgaaccacacgatcaaaatacacaaataaaatttcatttgaaaatacgCTTTTTGTTAGCAATGATCGGAATTCTGTTTGCTGCgacctgatttgttctttttgtttgcaattctggccatgggcggggcttaggagagtgaggaagaggaaacactggactgttttttttttttttcaaatggcgagaactaaaaaacacagaatcatGCAAAATGAGTTCACCGGCTCTGGGAGGGTGAGTTTTTATGACGGTGagcataaagtggtagatgtaaatgtaaatatgtactCTGAACCTGTAGGAGGAGCTCTGtagaaaaaaaggtgaaaaagcaACTGAAAACATCTCCGGGAGTTCATGTAAATTCATcgtaagaaaacaaatatacatctcaaaagtaattttaaaatcaatgcAAGTCTTTGATACTTTGCCATAGCGCCCCCTATTGACAAACCGCCACTGGTTTAACATCACGTCACAATTCCCAAATACAATTCCTGAGTGAATTTCACTGTGGTTGAATGACAAAGAGGAACGTGTTCTCGGCTGTCGGTCCGTCCACTGTTTCGATCGTTACCCGATCGCTAGCGGTTTCCGTGTTGACGATCTTAATGAACCACCCGCTGTGCAGCGCCGACTCAAACGTCCTCTGGTGCAATCTGTCCGACTTCATGTAGAAGACATAAGCGAGTTTGGTCTTGTCGCTCATGGAAATATGCTGCAGCATCTGCTTTGAGCACGTCTACAACAACAAAGAGTGGATTACTTTCAagtgtcaatttttttttttatataatggaCATCAATTTAACATCACTTGACTTTGACTTTCCTGAAACCACCACACAATGTCTATAGGACATTGGCGGTATTGGAGATGGGCCAGCCTCATGCTGTGTTTCGCACCGCGGGatcatttttgtacattttatgacGCGACGGACGCTATTCGctgtattttaaacagaagtaacaGGCATTTCTGttcaccatcaaccaaagcagtgttgcactctctgttgtgcaaacgtctgcagagaagaaaccgtcgtcttgtgtggtttcacaacaccgTTGGTGGGTCGGGAAACCACACAGGACGACGGCCAATCACAACCGTCGcgtctgtgcattgactttgtaaGTAAAGTTGTAtatataaacttatatatatatatatatttacatatacatatatatat from Solea solea chromosome 5, fSolSol10.1, whole genome shotgun sequence harbors:
- the ace2 gene encoding angiotensin-converting enzyme 2: MWMELKQPKMLAHILLTLLAVSHAVSAQEDVETKAREFLQRFDAEAGERMYQYSLASWAYNTNITTETSNKLSEEGEVWGKFYTQMSEESQQFPIDQIKNPEIKLQLISLQDKGSGALSKDKAEHLSKAMSEMSTIYSTATVCLRDDPHDCHTLEPGLEDVMFNSKNYNDRLHVWEGWRKEVGKKMRPLYEDYVDLKNEAAKLNGFKDYGEYWRSNYETMEEDSKYKYTPDQLMEDSLSIYLQILPLYKELHAYVRAKLMEVYPGHIDPKGPLPAHLLGDMWGRFWTNLYPLCIPYPDKTDIDVSKTMLEKGWTERRLFDEAEIFFTSVGLYEMFENFWNNSMLVKPNDGRKVVCHPTAWDMGNRKDFRIKMCTKVNMEDFLTVHHEMGHNQYQMAYRNLSYLLRDGANEGFHEAVGEIMSLSAATPKHLKSLELLPPDFTDDNETEINFLLKQALTIVATLPFTYMLEDWRWRVFAGHIPKDEWMKQWWEMKREMVGVMEPVPRDETYCDPPALFHVSGDYSFIRYFTRTIYQFQFQKALCDAADHKEELFKCDITGNKVAGTKLRNMLELGRSQSWTKALETISGDTRMDAKPLLNYFQKLHDWLKVDNRKHNRNVGWEPGTAPSSNAIKVRISLKAAMGDNAYSWNNNEMYLFKSNIAYALRQYYSEKNEILPFTSENIVVDDETPRISFYVTAKNPLSPLQDIPKNDLEAAIRLSRGRINDAFQLDDWTLEFVGIPATLAPPVEQPVEVWLVVFGVVMGVVVLMGVYLIVSGIRQRKGKKRSGVENPYDTSIDGQTNKAFEDSEGEQTGF